Proteins from one Rosa chinensis cultivar Old Blush chromosome 7, RchiOBHm-V2, whole genome shotgun sequence genomic window:
- the LOC112179033 gene encoding uncharacterized protein LOC112179033, with protein sequence MSSNVVTEAHKFYTEVKQRAITKLVNPKGFLQVTLRFYRHFATQSCTGGARGPVMYDVPTVISERKIMIPISDVKLEPRRCEWPKVMADQLSSMGIPEAQQPHILEKTFEVAQVTNPDLRINVMMVYLTAYRFDNCIDRVITDSLDADKGKLIPAAKSSIQCLEKLRLDSLESEAIIRQTPCAICCDSLGHLDAGEDEAVAVDHQQMITRLPCQHHYHADCIVPWLEINHLCPLCRYPMPFAGKP encoded by the coding sequence ATGTCGTCCAACGTGGTCACCGAGGCACACAAGTTTTATACTGAAGTGAAGCAAAGAGCAATAACAAAGTTGGTAAATCCAAAAGGCTTTCTCCAAGTCACATTAAGATTCTACAGGCATTTTGCAACTCAAAGTTGTACTGGTGGTGCTCGAGGACCCGTTATGTATGACGTACCAACCGTTATAAGTGAAAGGAAGATTATGATTCCTATCTCAGATGTCAAGCTAGAACCCAGAAGGTGTGAGTGGCCAAAGGTCATGGCTGATCAGCTTTCCAGCATGGGTATCCCAGAAGCCCAGCAGCCGCATATATTGGAAAAAACATTTGAGGTGGCTCAAGTGACCAACCCCGATTTGCGAATTAATGTGATGATGGTGTACCTGACTGCGTACAGGTTCGACAACTGTATTGATAGGGTCATAACAGATTCCTTGGATGCGGACAAAGGGAAGCTTATCCCTGCAGCTAAATCATCCATCCAGTGCTTAGAGAAATTGAGACTTGATAGTTTGGAGTCGGAAGCTATTATTAGACAGACGCCATGTGCTATTTGCTGTGACAGCCTCGGTCACCTTGATGCTGGAGAAGATGAGGCTGTGGCTGTTGATCATCAACAGATGATAACTCGCTTACCCTGCCAGCACCATTATCATGCAGATTGCATTGTCCCGTGGCTGGAGATCAATCACTTGTGTCCTTTGTGCCGATACCCAATGCCTTTTGCAGGCAAGCCATGA